Proteins encoded by one window of Phytohabitans houttuyneae:
- a CDS encoding cation:proton antiporter, giving the protein MSAPHGPAWEFLLLFVVVIGGPLLLERARVPGIIGLLLGGYAIGPNGLGWISQASDTLPDLGQLGLLYLMFVAGVELDLALLRAYRRSAISFGLLTFAMPMAAGTVVGFALGWSAPSAFLLGSLLASHTLIVYPLVRDGGVGADPAVATAVGATVLTDTLALIVLAVVSGTTGSDSSTWVVMVRLVAGFTVLGGFCFYTLPRVARWCFHRLGGERTVRYLVAIAGFLAAAVLAEVFGIEGIVGAFFAGLALNRLVPNEGRLMDRIDFFGAAVFIPVFLVSVGLILDPRVIVEPRTLALAALFILACMGGKVLAAWLAHLLLGFSRPQAGVMFALTTPQAAATLAATTIGYQIGLFGTSVVNAVLVLILVSLVVSPITARRFMSALPHPSTTDRPLGSRVVVAVSRVDASPEVFRLAARIAAPDGGVVHPVLLRRESDPAHDAAAVSALEAVASPQGVDGAASVVVDRSLPAAVAHAAAAHLATLIVVDGPMWSESAGVAPSAPVLELRTEETALLHAAPTPELAAEVARRAAVDMRS; this is encoded by the coding sequence GTGAGCGCCCCGCACGGCCCGGCGTGGGAGTTTCTGCTGCTGTTCGTCGTGGTGATCGGCGGACCACTGCTGCTGGAGCGCGCCAGGGTGCCGGGAATCATCGGGCTGCTGCTCGGCGGGTACGCGATCGGTCCCAACGGCCTCGGCTGGATCAGCCAGGCCAGCGACACGCTGCCCGACCTGGGGCAACTCGGCCTGCTGTACCTGATGTTCGTGGCCGGTGTGGAGCTCGACCTCGCGCTGCTCCGCGCGTACCGGCGCTCAGCCATCTCGTTCGGGCTGCTCACGTTCGCGATGCCGATGGCGGCGGGCACGGTGGTCGGCTTCGCGCTGGGCTGGAGCGCGCCGTCCGCGTTCCTGCTCGGCTCGCTGCTCGCCTCACACACGCTGATCGTGTACCCCCTGGTCCGCGACGGCGGCGTGGGTGCGGACCCGGCGGTCGCCACGGCGGTCGGCGCCACCGTGCTCACCGACACGCTGGCGCTGATCGTGCTCGCGGTCGTCTCCGGCACCACCGGCAGCGACTCCTCCACCTGGGTGGTGATGGTGCGGCTGGTGGCCGGGTTCACCGTCCTCGGCGGCTTCTGCTTCTACACGCTGCCCCGCGTGGCCCGGTGGTGCTTCCACCGCCTCGGCGGCGAACGCACGGTGCGCTACCTGGTCGCGATCGCCGGCTTCCTCGCGGCGGCGGTGCTGGCCGAGGTGTTCGGCATCGAGGGCATCGTGGGCGCGTTCTTCGCGGGGCTGGCGCTCAACCGCCTCGTACCCAACGAGGGCCGGCTGATGGACCGGATCGACTTCTTCGGCGCGGCCGTGTTCATCCCGGTCTTCCTCGTCTCGGTCGGGCTGATCCTCGACCCGCGCGTGATCGTCGAGCCGCGCACGCTCGCGCTCGCCGCGCTCTTCATCCTGGCCTGCATGGGCGGCAAGGTGCTCGCCGCCTGGCTGGCCCACCTGCTGCTCGGCTTCTCCCGCCCGCAGGCCGGCGTGATGTTCGCGCTGACCACGCCGCAGGCCGCCGCCACGCTCGCGGCGACGACCATCGGGTACCAGATCGGGCTCTTCGGCACCTCGGTGGTCAACGCCGTGCTGGTGCTGATCCTGGTCAGCCTCGTCGTGTCGCCGATCACCGCCCGCCGCTTCATGAGCGCGCTGCCCCACCCGTCCACCACCGACCGCCCGCTCGGCAGCCGCGTGGTGGTCGCGGTGTCCAGAGTGGACGCCTCGCCCGAGGTCTTCCGGCTGGCCGCGCGGATCGCCGCGCCCGACGGCGGCGTGGTGCACCCCGTGCTCCTGCGCCGCGAGTCCGACCCGGCCCACGACGCGGCCGCAGTGAGCGCGCTGGAGGCCGTGGCGAGCCCGCAGGGTGTCGACGGCGCCGCGTCGGTCGTGGTCGACCGCTCCCTACCGGCCGCCGTCGCCCACGCGGCCGCCGCTCACCTGGCCACACTGATAGTGGTGGACGGCCCGATGTGGTCGGAATCCGCCGGCGTGGCCCCGTCCGCGCCGGTGCTGGAGCTGCGCACCGAGGAAACCGCACTCCTCCACGCCGCCCCCACCCCGGAACTGGCCGCCGAGGTCGCCCGGCGCGCCGCGGTCGACATGCGGAGTTGA
- a CDS encoding 3-hydroxyacyl-CoA dehydrogenase NAD-binding domain-containing protein, with product MTYTEVVTKALLRLVPVPGLDKPAALITLDNGFDHKKPNTLGAEGLASLDAAITEALAAQPAFVAVTGKPYIFCVGADVTGLPTITSRDQALEIGRLGHRVFARLKDSTVPTFAFVNGAAMGGGLELALHCHYRTLSGGAAALALPEVLLGLVPGWGGTQLLPNLIGIAPAAQVIIQNPLTQNKMLKPAQAAELGIADVLLEPADFLERSLEWAAAVVRGEVTVTRPEVDKDMWDGVLFFAKKTLDDRLHGAVPSANRALELLGLARDADFASGTAAEEEALADLVMSEELRSGLYAFDLVQRRAKRPAGAPAPGLARDVTKVGLVGAGLMAGQIALLFARRLEVPVVLTDLDQTRVDKGVTYVHGEIDKMLAKGRLDPGKAAKLHGLISGSVDKGVFADADLVVEAVFEDLGVKKQVWAELEKIVKPEAVLATNTSSLSITEMAADLEHPERVVGFHFFNPVAVMPLLEIIRGERTDDATLATAFAVGKELRKSCVLVKDAPAFVVNRLLTRFLGEIFAAVDEGTPLDVANEALDPLGLPMRPLPLMQLVGPAVAYHVGGILHAAFPDRFPVSDNLRKVAESGKPFLVDDQVNPEVAGLLEFGDQPSTPEQVRQRALEALAQEVRLMLDEGVVAEPQDIDLCLILGGGWPFHLGGITPYLDRTGTSERVTGQRFLPRGVASLP from the coding sequence GTGACGTACACCGAGGTTGTCACAAAGGCGCTGCTGCGCCTCGTGCCCGTGCCCGGTCTCGACAAGCCGGCGGCACTGATCACATTGGACAACGGCTTCGACCACAAGAAGCCCAACACGCTCGGCGCCGAGGGCCTCGCCAGCCTCGACGCGGCGATCACCGAGGCGCTCGCGGCCCAGCCGGCGTTCGTCGCGGTCACCGGCAAGCCGTACATCTTCTGCGTGGGCGCCGACGTCACCGGCCTGCCGACGATCACCTCGCGCGACCAGGCGCTGGAGATCGGGCGGCTCGGACACCGGGTCTTCGCCCGGCTCAAGGACAGCACGGTGCCGACGTTCGCGTTCGTCAACGGCGCGGCCATGGGCGGCGGGCTGGAGCTGGCGCTGCACTGCCACTACCGCACGCTCTCCGGCGGCGCGGCGGCGCTCGCACTCCCGGAGGTGCTGCTCGGGCTGGTACCCGGCTGGGGCGGCACCCAGCTGCTGCCCAACCTCATCGGCATCGCGCCCGCCGCGCAGGTGATCATCCAGAACCCGCTCACCCAGAACAAGATGCTCAAGCCGGCGCAGGCCGCCGAGCTCGGCATCGCGGACGTGCTGCTGGAGCCGGCCGACTTCCTGGAGCGGTCCCTGGAGTGGGCGGCCGCCGTCGTGCGCGGCGAGGTCACCGTCACCCGGCCCGAGGTCGACAAGGACATGTGGGACGGCGTGCTCTTCTTCGCCAAGAAGACGCTCGACGACCGGCTGCACGGCGCGGTGCCCTCCGCCAACCGGGCGCTGGAGCTGCTCGGCCTCGCGCGCGACGCGGACTTCGCCAGCGGTACCGCCGCCGAGGAGGAGGCCCTCGCCGACCTGGTGATGAGCGAGGAGCTGCGCAGCGGCCTGTACGCGTTCGACCTCGTGCAGCGCCGCGCCAAGCGCCCGGCCGGCGCGCCCGCCCCGGGGCTCGCCCGCGACGTCACCAAGGTCGGCCTTGTCGGCGCCGGGCTGATGGCCGGCCAGATCGCGCTGCTGTTCGCCCGCCGCCTGGAGGTGCCGGTCGTGCTGACCGACCTCGACCAGACGCGGGTCGACAAGGGGGTCACGTACGTACACGGCGAGATCGACAAGATGCTCGCCAAGGGCCGGCTGGACCCGGGCAAGGCGGCCAAGCTGCACGGGCTGATCAGCGGCTCGGTGGACAAGGGTGTCTTCGCCGACGCCGACCTCGTGGTCGAGGCGGTCTTCGAGGACCTCGGCGTGAAGAAGCAGGTCTGGGCCGAGCTGGAAAAGATCGTCAAGCCCGAGGCGGTACTGGCGACCAACACCTCCTCGCTCTCGATCACCGAGATGGCGGCCGACCTTGAGCACCCCGAGCGGGTGGTGGGCTTCCACTTCTTCAACCCGGTCGCGGTCATGCCGCTGCTGGAGATCATCCGGGGCGAGCGGACCGACGACGCCACGCTGGCCACCGCGTTCGCGGTCGGCAAGGAGCTGCGCAAGTCCTGCGTGCTGGTCAAGGACGCGCCAGCGTTCGTGGTCAACCGGCTGCTGACCCGCTTCCTCGGCGAGATCTTCGCGGCCGTCGACGAGGGCACGCCGCTCGACGTCGCCAACGAGGCGCTCGACCCGCTCGGCCTGCCGATGCGGCCCCTGCCGCTGATGCAGCTCGTCGGCCCGGCGGTCGCGTACCACGTGGGCGGCATCCTGCACGCCGCCTTCCCGGACCGCTTCCCGGTCTCCGACAACCTGCGCAAGGTCGCCGAGTCCGGCAAGCCGTTCCTTGTCGACGACCAGGTCAACCCCGAGGTGGCCGGGCTGCTGGAGTTCGGCGACCAGCCGTCCACACCGGAGCAGGTGCGCCAGCGGGCGCTCGAAGCGCTCGCCCAGGAGGTCCGGCTGATGCTGGACGAGGGCGTGGTGGCCGAGCCGCAGGACATCGACCTCTGCCTGATCCTGGGCGGCGGGTGGCCGTTCCACCTGGGCGGCATCACGCCGTACCTGGACCGCACCGGCACGTCCGAGCGGGTCACCGGCCAGCGCTTCCTGCCCCGCGGGGTGGCCAGCCTGCCGTGA
- a CDS encoding response regulator transcription factor, with protein MRVLVVEDERNLADAIARGLRRQGMAVDLAYDGSTGHEMAFVTRYDVVVLDRDLPGVHGDQICADLVSSGALTRVLMLTASGTVAERVEGLQLGADDYLPKPFAFDELVARVQALGRRATPAAPPVLSVADLVLDPAKRVATRAGSPLDLTRKEFGVLEELLKARGGVVSSEELLERVWDANTDPFTTTVRVTVMTLRKKIGDPPLIETVVGAGYRVSEAAPPSAPHERGNRESL; from the coding sequence GTGCGGGTCCTGGTGGTCGAGGACGAGCGCAACCTTGCCGACGCGATCGCCCGCGGGCTGCGCAGGCAGGGCATGGCGGTGGATCTGGCGTACGACGGCTCGACCGGGCACGAGATGGCGTTCGTCACCCGGTACGACGTGGTGGTGCTCGACCGCGACCTGCCCGGCGTGCACGGCGACCAGATCTGCGCCGACCTCGTGTCCTCCGGCGCGCTGACCCGGGTGCTGATGCTGACGGCCAGCGGCACGGTCGCCGAGCGGGTCGAAGGGCTGCAGCTGGGCGCCGACGACTACCTGCCCAAGCCGTTCGCCTTCGACGAGCTCGTCGCCCGCGTGCAGGCGCTCGGCCGTCGGGCCACACCCGCCGCGCCGCCGGTGCTCTCCGTCGCCGACCTCGTGCTCGACCCGGCCAAGCGGGTGGCCACCCGGGCCGGCTCGCCGCTCGACCTGACGCGCAAGGAGTTCGGCGTGCTGGAGGAGCTGCTCAAGGCGCGTGGCGGGGTGGTGTCCAGCGAGGAGCTGCTGGAGCGGGTGTGGGACGCCAACACCGACCCGTTCACGACCACCGTGCGGGTGACCGTGATGACCCTGCGCAAGAAGATCGGCGATCCGCCCCTCATCGAGACCGTCGTGGGCGCCGGCTATCGCGTCTCGGAGGCAGCGCCGCCTTCAGCGCCGCACGAGCGAGGGAACCGGGAGAGCTTGTGA
- a CDS encoding transporter substrate-binding domain-containing protein yields MRGIGALLVLVLVAGCARGVPAAGDFRPAVDGELTVATATLPLPGFWEQPGGFEYGLAEALASRFKLRLRVVRVPFERIVAGDLGGADLALSQVTATPDRDRVLDFSQPYLAATPAGLSPAAIPDLAAARDRNWAVTRGTTLATVLADVVRPTAPPALTADEPAALALLAAGSVDAVLLDLPVALVIADRSGGALRVAVQIASDDSLAAALPQGSANREAVDSAVRAFTDDGTIDRLARRWLGADLRDAEADVPVIGRGG; encoded by the coding sequence ATGCGCGGGATCGGGGCGCTGCTCGTTCTGGTGCTGGTGGCCGGATGCGCGCGGGGCGTACCCGCCGCGGGCGACTTCCGGCCCGCGGTGGACGGCGAGCTGACGGTCGCCACCGCCACGCTGCCACTGCCCGGTTTCTGGGAGCAGCCGGGCGGCTTCGAGTACGGCCTCGCGGAAGCGCTCGCCAGCCGCTTCAAGCTGCGGCTGCGGGTGGTGCGCGTGCCGTTCGAACGGATCGTCGCAGGCGATCTGGGCGGCGCGGACCTGGCACTCTCCCAGGTGACCGCGACCCCCGACCGCGATCGGGTGCTCGACTTCTCCCAGCCGTACCTGGCCGCGACGCCGGCCGGCCTCTCCCCCGCCGCGATCCCCGACCTGGCCGCGGCCCGCGACAGGAACTGGGCGGTCACGCGGGGTACGACGCTCGCCACCGTCCTCGCGGACGTTGTCCGGCCCACCGCGCCACCCGCGCTCACCGCCGACGAGCCGGCCGCGCTCGCGCTGCTGGCGGCCGGTTCCGTGGACGCGGTACTGCTGGACCTGCCGGTCGCGCTCGTCATCGCGGACCGCTCGGGCGGAGCGCTGCGGGTGGCGGTGCAGATCGCCTCGGACGACTCGCTCGCGGCCGCGCTCCCCCAGGGCTCGGCAAACCGCGAGGCGGTCGACTCGGCGGTGCGCGCCTTCACCGACGACGGCACGATCGACCGGCTGGCGCGGCGGTGGCTCGGCGCCGACCTGCGGGACGCCGAGGCCGACGTACCGGTCATCGGGAGGGGCGGGTGA
- the htpG gene encoding molecular chaperone HtpG: MSRETLEFQAETRQLLHLMVHSIYSNKDVFLRELISNASDALDKVRLESLINKDLQVDTADLHIEIEADKENRTLTIRDNGIGMSHDEVVSLIGTIAKSGTGEVLRKLRETPDAAASQELIGQFGVGFYSTFMVADKVTLVTRKAGESTATFWESTGAGTYEIETLDDAPQGTSVTLHLKPEDSEDNLFDYTAEWKLREIVKRYSDFIAWPIRMAGEEQPLNSMKALWARPRSEVSAEEYHEFYKHVSHDWTDPLETIHMKGEGTFEYEALLFVPSRAPFDLFSRDGRRGVQLYVKRVFIMDDCAELIPQYLRFVKGVVDAHDLSLNISREILQQDRQIQAVRRRLVKKVLSTLKDLQAADAEKYGTFWTEFGRALKEGLLEDPDNREQLLDLIRLSSTAAESTSLREYVERMKDGQKDIYYMTGESRAMVEHSPHLEAFLAKGYEVLILTDPIDEVWVDQVPEFDGKPLQSVAKGKVDLGESEPPAEQAADFAALLTWLGGKLDEDVKEVRLSTRLTTSAACIVGDEHDITPTLEKMYRAMGQQLPHTKRILELNPDHALVTNLRAAHAANPDAEDLAETAELLYGMALLAEGGDLSDPSRFTRLLADRLARTLD; the protein is encoded by the coding sequence GTGAGCAGGGAAACGCTGGAGTTCCAAGCGGAGACGCGACAGCTCCTGCATCTGATGGTCCATTCGATCTACTCGAACAAGGACGTCTTTCTCCGTGAACTGATATCAAACGCCTCGGACGCGCTCGACAAGGTTCGCCTGGAGTCTTTGATCAACAAGGATCTGCAGGTCGACACCGCGGATCTGCACATCGAGATCGAGGCGGACAAGGAAAACCGCACGCTGACGATCCGCGACAACGGCATCGGCATGAGCCACGACGAGGTCGTCTCGCTGATTGGCACGATCGCCAAGTCGGGCACCGGCGAGGTGCTGCGCAAACTGCGCGAGACGCCGGACGCGGCCGCCTCGCAGGAGCTGATCGGGCAGTTCGGCGTCGGTTTCTATTCGACGTTCATGGTCGCCGACAAAGTCACGCTGGTGACCCGTAAGGCCGGGGAGAGCACGGCCACGTTCTGGGAGTCGACCGGCGCCGGGACGTACGAGATCGAGACGCTCGACGACGCGCCGCAGGGCACCTCGGTCACGCTGCACCTCAAGCCGGAGGACAGCGAGGACAACCTCTTCGACTACACGGCGGAATGGAAGCTCCGGGAGATCGTCAAGCGGTACTCGGACTTCATCGCGTGGCCTATCCGGATGGCCGGCGAGGAGCAGCCGCTCAACTCGATGAAGGCGCTGTGGGCCCGGCCGCGCAGCGAGGTCAGCGCCGAGGAGTACCACGAGTTCTACAAGCACGTCAGCCACGACTGGACGGACCCGCTCGAGACGATCCACATGAAGGGCGAGGGCACCTTCGAGTACGAGGCGCTGCTCTTCGTGCCCTCCCGCGCGCCGTTCGACCTCTTCAGCCGGGACGGCAGGCGCGGCGTCCAGCTGTACGTCAAGCGCGTGTTCATCATGGACGACTGCGCGGAGCTGATCCCGCAGTACCTGCGCTTCGTCAAGGGCGTCGTCGACGCGCACGACCTCTCGCTCAACATCTCCCGCGAGATCCTCCAGCAGGACCGCCAGATCCAGGCCGTGCGCCGCCGGCTGGTCAAGAAGGTCCTGTCCACGCTGAAGGACCTGCAGGCGGCCGACGCCGAAAAGTACGGCACGTTCTGGACCGAGTTCGGCCGGGCGCTGAAGGAGGGGCTGCTCGAAGACCCGGACAACCGCGAGCAGCTGCTCGATCTGATCCGGCTCTCGTCCACGGCCGCCGAGTCCACGTCCCTGCGCGAGTACGTCGAGCGCATGAAGGACGGCCAGAAGGACATCTACTACATGACCGGCGAGTCGCGCGCGATGGTCGAGCACTCGCCGCACCTTGAGGCGTTCCTGGCCAAGGGCTACGAGGTGCTGATCCTGACCGACCCGATCGACGAGGTGTGGGTCGACCAGGTGCCCGAGTTCGACGGCAAGCCGCTGCAGTCGGTGGCCAAGGGCAAGGTCGACCTCGGCGAGTCGGAGCCACCCGCCGAGCAGGCCGCCGACTTCGCGGCGCTGCTGACGTGGCTCGGCGGCAAGCTGGACGAGGACGTCAAGGAGGTGCGGCTCTCGACCCGCCTGACCACGTCGGCCGCGTGCATCGTCGGCGACGAGCACGACATCACGCCGACGCTGGAGAAGATGTACCGGGCGATGGGCCAGCAGCTGCCGCACACCAAGCGCATCCTCGAGCTCAACCCGGACCACGCCCTGGTGACCAACCTGCGCGCCGCCCACGCCGCAAACCCGGACGCTGAGGACCTGGCCGAGACGGCCGAGCTGCTCTACGGCATGGCCCTGCTGGCCGAGGGCGGCGACCTGTCCGACCCGTCCCGCTTCACCCGCCTGCTCGCCGACCGCCTGGCCCGCACCCTCGACTAA
- a CDS encoding outer membrane protein assembly factor BamB family protein, giving the protein MVIDLGMPRDEVELAPRPLSLRQRRGMAALLALAALMGTGSAAAPKRSALVSVVIRATAADEVVVEGDALYLLRPSRGTVRAGLRTVTRYRLPDATSPEWEARLYTDGPLRGASLVDGTLLAVADGGKVQTIAIEPESGQEVWRRSGWYHRTGPGHGLLQDYSPVVAQRLFNVDLATGNVRWSRQYSTDEQVLIDRDRLVHWDKAGIARLFDADSGALLATAHLPFDQQMSVQIVGDLLLIPGTSGGRPVITAYGRDRLDRRWQADIDLQNEFVSGECGDALCVGSGNDEKLRLVDIATGRTRWAAAGWGYAYRVGPYLLAYGRGQSTNARAAVLDPTDGHVVGELGEWSASLPAVGGQMLGIRENGSRALVARLDPLVPAVEVLGVLADVFQCQAAAVAVVCRRAGGSIGVWYPERRL; this is encoded by the coding sequence ATGGTGATCGACCTGGGGATGCCTCGGGACGAGGTCGAGCTGGCGCCCCGCCCCCTCTCCCTGCGGCAGCGGCGGGGCATGGCGGCGTTGCTCGCCCTCGCCGCGCTGATGGGCACCGGCAGTGCGGCCGCGCCGAAGCGGTCGGCGCTGGTCTCCGTGGTCATCCGGGCCACCGCCGCCGACGAGGTCGTGGTGGAGGGCGACGCGCTCTACCTCCTGCGGCCCAGCCGCGGCACAGTCCGGGCGGGCCTGCGCACGGTCACCCGCTACCGCCTGCCGGACGCGACGAGCCCCGAGTGGGAGGCCCGCCTCTACACCGACGGCCCGCTGCGCGGAGCGTCCCTTGTGGACGGGACGCTGCTGGCCGTGGCGGACGGAGGGAAGGTACAGACGATCGCCATCGAGCCGGAGAGCGGGCAGGAGGTGTGGCGGCGCAGCGGGTGGTACCACCGCACCGGGCCCGGCCACGGGCTCCTGCAGGACTACTCGCCGGTGGTGGCGCAGCGGCTGTTCAACGTCGACCTGGCGACCGGAAACGTGCGCTGGTCGCGCCAGTACTCCACGGACGAACAGGTCCTGATCGACCGCGATCGCCTCGTGCACTGGGACAAGGCGGGCATCGCGCGGCTTTTCGACGCGGACAGCGGGGCGCTGCTCGCCACCGCGCACCTGCCGTTCGACCAGCAGATGTCCGTGCAGATCGTGGGCGACCTGCTGCTCATCCCCGGGACGTCCGGCGGGCGGCCGGTGATCACGGCGTACGGCAGGGACCGCCTCGACCGCCGCTGGCAGGCCGACATCGACCTGCAGAACGAGTTCGTCAGCGGCGAGTGCGGCGACGCGCTCTGCGTGGGCTCCGGCAACGACGAGAAGCTCCGCCTCGTCGACATCGCCACCGGGCGCACACGGTGGGCCGCGGCCGGCTGGGGGTACGCGTACCGCGTCGGTCCCTACCTGCTCGCGTACGGCCGGGGCCAGTCGACAAACGCGCGGGCCGCCGTGCTCGACCCCACTGACGGGCACGTCGTCGGCGAGCTCGGCGAGTGGAGCGCGTCGCTGCCCGCAGTGGGTGGCCAGATGCTCGGCATTCGGGAAAACGGCTCCCGTGCGCTCGTCGCGCGCCTCGACCCGCTCGTACCGGCCGTGGAGGTGCTCGGCGTGCTCGCGGACGTCTTCCAGTGCCAGGCCGCCGCGGTCGCCGTGGTGTGCCGGCGGGCGGGCGGATCTATCGGAGTCTGGTACCCCGAGCGCAGACTGTAA
- a CDS encoding sensor histidine kinase — translation MTVYSGRPGRHRLRPTLRLRLTLLNGVLLVGAGAILVLLAWLLVGDALHPADQLRAGTTVELADGRHLDARVWQDLVVDAASRELLAKGLVALLAISVVGVAGAYAVAGRALRPLHQVTSTAQRLGEETLDQRIRYSGADDEVAELAATFDAMLDRLGEAFETQKRFVANASHELRTPLAVMRTEIDVTMADEEADVAEYRRMATVVRDASERANGLVDALLVLARSEAQSGRRLARKVNTDLATAATTALSAVQGEADRLQLTVTTSLQPAPVVGDPSLLDRLAGNLIENAIRYNHLHGKIWARTGSDAAAAWLVVGNTGFEVDQTDVPGLFEPFRRGGRERTGARGSGLGLSIVRAVCDAHGGTVTAAAQPGGGLEVTVTLPAADTTPVVAATAAVPTH, via the coding sequence GTGACGGTGTACTCGGGGCGGCCCGGCCGCCACCGGCTGCGGCCCACCCTCCGCCTGCGGCTCACGCTGCTCAACGGGGTGCTCCTGGTCGGCGCCGGCGCGATCCTGGTGCTGCTCGCCTGGCTGCTGGTCGGCGACGCGCTGCACCCGGCCGACCAGCTCCGCGCCGGTACCACGGTCGAGCTGGCGGACGGCCGCCACCTGGACGCCCGCGTGTGGCAGGACCTGGTGGTCGACGCCGCCTCGCGGGAGCTGCTCGCCAAGGGCCTCGTCGCGCTGCTGGCGATCAGCGTGGTCGGGGTCGCCGGTGCGTACGCGGTGGCCGGCCGCGCCCTCCGCCCGCTGCACCAGGTCACCTCTACCGCTCAGCGGCTCGGTGAGGAGACGCTCGACCAGCGCATCCGCTACTCCGGGGCGGACGACGAGGTGGCCGAGCTGGCCGCCACGTTCGACGCGATGCTCGACCGGCTGGGTGAGGCGTTCGAGACGCAGAAGCGGTTCGTGGCCAACGCGTCGCACGAGCTGCGTACGCCGCTGGCCGTCATGCGCACCGAGATCGACGTGACGATGGCCGACGAGGAGGCGGACGTCGCCGAGTACCGGCGGATGGCCACTGTCGTGCGCGACGCCTCGGAGCGCGCCAACGGCCTCGTCGACGCGCTGCTGGTGCTGGCCCGCAGCGAGGCACAGTCGGGCCGGCGGCTGGCCCGCAAGGTCAACACCGACCTGGCCACCGCGGCCACGACCGCCCTTTCCGCGGTACAGGGTGAGGCCGACCGCCTCCAGCTGACCGTGACCACCTCGCTGCAGCCCGCGCCGGTGGTCGGCGACCCCAGCCTGCTCGACCGCCTCGCGGGCAACCTCATCGAAAACGCCATCCGCTACAACCACCTGCACGGAAAGATCTGGGCGCGCACCGGCTCGGACGCGGCGGCGGCGTGGCTGGTGGTCGGCAACACCGGCTTCGAGGTCGACCAGACGGACGTGCCGGGGCTGTTCGAGCCGTTCCGGCGCGGTGGCCGGGAGCGCACCGGCGCGCGCGGCTCGGGACTCGGCCTGTCGATCGTGCGGGCGGTCTGCGACGCGCACGGCGGCACCGTCACGGCCGCCGCACAGCCGGGCGGTGGGCTGGAGGTCACAGTCACCCTGCCCGCCGCCGACACCACGCCGGTCGTGGCCGCGACGGCCGCGGTGCCGACCCACTGA
- a CDS encoding outer membrane protein assembly factor BamB family protein has product MTLTSVIELGEMRHGHELDVPDEPVRAPVRSRFGWVLVALVVLATTMGPAVPEPVPMTEATIPARLGDTAFAINGQYYVVTSDRTTLAGRRTITAYTLPDAARRWQALLPLSGALRGVGAASGQMLISTQPELQEQVESISIRESTGQIAWRRRALFEGVTPGGRVLLWTSPDGTPAASTGREVLQAVDPVSGSVRWTYKVPTGGWLSYRYSGDSVTHVVTLLPSGTVEVREVEDARVLAAADLLPARPPNIPASYVQFAGDMLLVRDGPTAVAYGVERLERRWSGPIELAREYVVPRCGDKLCAVAHLGGVRVFDPATGRVLWADPSRTSLSGAGDFLLGGQRGRDGLTDLAALDPATGREVARLGGWNVIAPPADDGELIAMRTDLTTSRAWLAHVDPGSGGAHFFGVIKGVTGDCEVQVGAVICRRLNATVGVWHPVP; this is encoded by the coding sequence GTGACCCTGACGAGCGTCATCGAGCTCGGCGAGATGCGGCACGGCCACGAGCTGGACGTGCCGGACGAGCCCGTGCGCGCGCCGGTGCGGTCGCGGTTCGGCTGGGTGCTGGTCGCCCTTGTCGTGCTGGCCACCACGATGGGTCCGGCGGTGCCCGAGCCGGTGCCGATGACGGAGGCCACGATCCCGGCGCGGCTGGGCGACACGGCGTTCGCGATCAACGGGCAGTACTACGTGGTCACCTCCGATCGCACGACCCTGGCCGGGCGGCGCACCATCACGGCGTACACGCTGCCCGACGCCGCCCGGCGCTGGCAGGCGCTGCTTCCGCTGTCCGGCGCGCTGCGCGGGGTCGGCGCCGCGTCCGGCCAGATGCTCATCAGCACCCAGCCCGAGCTGCAGGAGCAGGTCGAGAGCATCTCGATCCGCGAGTCCACCGGCCAGATCGCGTGGCGGCGCCGGGCGCTCTTCGAGGGCGTGACGCCGGGTGGCAGGGTGCTGCTCTGGACCTCGCCGGACGGCACGCCGGCCGCCTCGACCGGGCGCGAGGTGCTGCAGGCCGTCGACCCGGTGAGCGGCAGCGTCCGGTGGACCTACAAGGTGCCGACCGGCGGATGGCTCTCGTACCGGTACTCGGGAGACTCGGTCACCCACGTCGTCACGCTGCTGCCCTCCGGCACGGTCGAGGTGCGCGAGGTCGAGGACGCGCGGGTGCTGGCCGCCGCCGACCTCCTGCCGGCCCGCCCGCCGAACATCCCGGCCAGCTACGTCCAGTTCGCCGGCGACATGCTGCTCGTCCGCGACGGCCCGACGGCCGTGGCGTACGGCGTGGAGCGCCTCGAGCGCAGGTGGAGCGGCCCGATCGAGCTGGCCCGGGAGTACGTGGTGCCGCGGTGCGGCGACAAGCTCTGCGCGGTGGCGCACCTGGGCGGCGTGCGGGTGTTCGACCCGGCCACCGGGCGGGTGCTGTGGGCCGACCCGAGCCGGACGTCCCTCAGCGGCGCCGGCGACTTCCTCCTCGGCGGGCAGCGCGGCCGTGACGGCCTCACCGACCTCGCCGCGCTCGACCCGGCGACCGGGCGCGAGGTGGCCCGGCTCGGCGGCTGGAACGTGATCGCGCCACCGGCCGACGATGGCGAGCTGATCGCGATGCGCACCGACCTGACCACCTCCCGGGCCTGGCTGGCCCACGTCGACCCGGGAAGCGGCGGCGCGCACTTCTTCGGCGTGATCAAAGGTGTCACCGGTGACTGCGAGGTACAGGTGGGCGCGGTGATCTGCCGCCGCCTCAACGCGACCGTGGGTGTCTGGCACCCCGTCCCGTAG